Proteins encoded in a region of the Mesoflavibacter profundi genome:
- a CDS encoding ligase-associated DNA damage response exonuclease has translation MKFIKFTKKGIYCIPGKFYLDPWYPVDYAIISHGHADHSRWGNKHYLCHQDSKNILLHRLGKDISIETLNFNEIKTINGVKVSFYPAGHIIGSVQIKLEYKGKVVVFSGDYKTNPDFITTPFEPVKCHEFITESTFGLPIYSWKAETVLQNQLQQWIVNNQKQNKTSVFFGYSLGKAQRIMSLVDGIDEVYVHSAINNLNQAISKSGIILPKSKLITSDFNKKDIQNKIVILPPALLGSNLLKKIPNAATAICSGWMQIRGNRRWKGVDAGFAVSDHADWDGLLSAVRATEAEKVYVTHGSQAVFSKYLNEIGIESQEVVTEYGTEDNEGAKDQQLTTAS, from the coding sequence TTGAAATTCATAAAATTCACTAAAAAAGGTATTTACTGCATACCAGGAAAATTTTATTTAGATCCATGGTATCCTGTAGATTATGCTATAATTTCTCATGGACACGCAGATCATTCAAGATGGGGAAATAAGCATTATTTGTGTCATCAGGACTCAAAAAACATACTGCTTCATCGCTTAGGTAAAGACATTTCAATAGAAACTTTAAATTTCAATGAAATAAAAACTATAAATGGTGTAAAAGTTTCATTTTATCCTGCAGGACATATTATCGGTTCTGTTCAAATAAAGCTTGAATATAAAGGAAAAGTTGTTGTGTTTTCTGGTGATTACAAAACAAATCCAGATTTTATAACGACACCTTTTGAGCCAGTAAAATGTCACGAATTTATTACAGAAAGCACTTTTGGTTTACCAATTTACAGTTGGAAAGCAGAAACTGTATTACAAAACCAACTACAGCAATGGATTGTAAACAACCAAAAACAAAATAAAACTAGTGTGTTTTTTGGTTACTCTTTGGGTAAAGCGCAAAGAATTATGTCTTTAGTAGATGGAATTGATGAGGTTTATGTGCATTCAGCAATAAACAATTTAAATCAAGCTATTTCTAAATCTGGAATTATTTTACCAAAATCAAAACTTATCACTTCAGATTTCAATAAAAAAGACATTCAAAATAAAATAGTAATTCTTCCTCCAGCTTTATTGGGCTCTAATCTTCTCAAAAAGATTCCTAATGCAGCAACTGCTATTTGTTCTGGTTGGATGCAAATAAGAGGAAATAGACGTTGGAAAGGCGTTGATGCTGGCTTTGCAGTTAGTGATCATGCAGATTGGGACGGACTACTTTCTGCTGTTAGAGCTACCGAAGCTGAGAAAGTTTACGTCACTCATGGTTCGCAAGCTGTATTTTCTAAGTATTTAAATGAAATTGGTATAGAAAGTCAAGAAGTTGTCACGGAATATGGTACAGAAGACAACGAAGGTGCAAAAGACCAACAATTAACAACTGCTAGCTAA
- a CDS encoding ATP-dependent DNA ligase: MKQFSQLINSLEITNKTNAKLDALVNFFETTLDKDKLWLIALFTGKRPKRPVKTSLLKQWCIEETDLPEWLFLESYSTVGDLGETLSLLLPEPSNTIDKPLHIYMDELKQLSTKPDDEKKAYVLNAWRHLDTQQRFIFNKLIGGSFRIGVSKKTLVNALSRLTNVDANQLMHSIIGQWDINSISFEDLINGSHINYDNSKPYPFCLAYSLEKNLDELGSVSDWQVEYKWDGIRGQIVKRNNEIYIWSRGEELVTKQFPELVEIVSTIKEDFVLDGEILAVKDQSVLLFNDLQKRLNRKTISKKLLQDVPIGFFAYDILEINDEDLRAKSLQFRRNTLEKLFSDNQLSKPNFKLSEVIQFDKWEELNVIRNEARLHNSEGLMLKQKQSKYHVGRKKGDWWKWKVDPLTIDAVMIYAQKGSGRRSSKYTDYTFAVKTEDGLVTVAKAYSGLTNDEITEISRWVNKNAIEKFGPVRTVKPKLVFEIAFEGIAFSKRHKSGVALRFPRIKRWRKDKPVSEIDTIETVKQLITNPLDV; this comes from the coding sequence ATGAAACAGTTTTCACAACTCATAAATTCATTAGAAATCACCAATAAAACTAATGCCAAATTAGATGCATTAGTCAATTTTTTTGAAACTACTTTAGATAAAGATAAACTCTGGCTAATTGCTTTATTTACAGGAAAAAGACCTAAAAGACCTGTAAAAACATCTTTATTAAAACAATGGTGCATTGAAGAAACTGATCTACCAGAATGGCTGTTCTTAGAATCTTACAGCACGGTTGGTGATTTAGGAGAAACCTTGTCTTTATTATTGCCAGAACCTTCTAATACGATTGATAAACCGTTACATATTTATATGGACGAGCTTAAGCAACTTTCAACTAAACCTGATGATGAAAAAAAAGCTTATGTGTTGAATGCTTGGCGACATTTAGATACGCAACAACGCTTTATTTTTAATAAGTTAATTGGTGGAAGTTTTAGAATTGGCGTCTCTAAAAAAACTTTAGTAAATGCACTTTCTAGACTAACCAATGTCGATGCCAACCAACTGATGCATAGTATTATTGGGCAATGGGACATCAATTCTATTTCATTTGAAGACTTAATAAACGGTTCGCATATCAATTACGATAATTCAAAACCTTATCCGTTTTGTTTAGCATATAGTTTGGAGAAAAATCTTGACGAATTAGGCTCAGTTTCAGACTGGCAAGTCGAATATAAATGGGACGGAATTAGAGGTCAAATCGTAAAACGAAATAACGAAATTTACATTTGGTCAAGAGGCGAAGAGTTGGTTACAAAACAATTTCCCGAGCTAGTTGAAATTGTTTCAACCATAAAAGAAGATTTTGTATTAGATGGCGAAATTCTTGCTGTTAAAGATCAATCTGTGTTATTATTTAACGACTTACAGAAGCGATTAAACAGAAAAACCATTTCAAAAAAACTATTACAAGACGTACCAATTGGCTTTTTTGCTTACGATATTTTAGAAATTAATGATGAAGATTTAAGAGCGAAAAGCCTTCAGTTTAGAAGAAATACGCTTGAAAAACTCTTTAGTGATAATCAATTATCAAAACCAAATTTTAAACTTTCAGAAGTCATTCAATTTGATAAATGGGAAGAATTAAATGTGATAAGAAATGAAGCCAGATTGCATAATAGCGAAGGATTAATGCTGAAACAAAAACAATCTAAATATCATGTTGGTCGTAAAAAAGGCGATTGGTGGAAATGGAAAGTAGACCCTTTAACCATTGATGCAGTGATGATTTACGCGCAAAAGGGTAGCGGTAGAAGAAGTAGTAAATACACAGATTATACGTTTGCGGTAAAAACAGAAGACGGTTTAGTAACAGTTGCTAAAGCCTATTCTGGCTTGACAAACGATGAAATTACCGAAATTTCTAGATGGGTTAATAAAAATGCTATCGAAAAATTTGGTCCTGTAAGAACTGTAAAACCAAAATTAGTTTTTGAGATTGCTTTTGAAGGTATCGCTTTTAGTAAACGTCACAAAAGTGGAGTAGCACTACGTTTTCCAAGAATAAAACGCTGGCGAAAAGATAAACCCGTTTCAGAAATTGATACTATAGAAACTGTTAAACAACTTATTACAAATCCGTTAGATGTCTAA
- a CDS encoding ligase-associated DNA damage response DEXH box helicase, whose amino-acid sequence MSKFKNSTGYKIIENWMRQNEWQPFDFQYKTWSKYYTKHSGLVVAPTGFGKTFSVFLAVVIDYLNHPETYKKGLKLIWVSPLRSLAKDLAKAMTNAVEDIGLDWQIEVRNGDTPTNIKRKQERLMPDVLITTPETLHLMFSQKKNSRWFKHLNCIAVDEWHELLGNKRGVLTELAIARLKQLSPKLQVWGITATIGNLDEAQQVLMPYKDLKTIQIKAKLKKKIDIISVLPDQVETLPWAGHLGRTMSSKIIPIIYENTTTLIFTNTRNQSELWYQIILEEAPDLAGLIAIHHGSIDKKQRNFIEDAIASGILKAVICTSSLDLGVDFKPVDCVIQIGSVKGIARFLQRAGRSGHSPFETSKIYFVPTHSLQLIEVAAVKEAVKQQQIETRSPIVLAYDVLVQFLVTLAVGEGFKKDEVFQLLQQTHAFSYLTEDDFNWAIHFITKGGNTLSSYEEFHKVILDTDGLFKVKSKRIAMLHRMNIGTIVSDAMLMVKFFSGGYIGMIEEFFISKLKKGDAFVLAGRVLQLKQIKDMTALVTLSKSKKAITPSWKGGSLPLTSYLTHFLRLKLSDALQAKTSEKELKFLRPLLQRQNKASQIPKANQFLVELITTKDGFHLFMYPFEGRLVNEIFAALMAYRISKYKPLTFSIACNDYGFELLSDQELPLDEAKIHQILSIENLMEDVVASINASEMASRKFRDIAVIAGLVVQSQPGQRKTNKSLQSSSGLIFRVLEENEPSNLLIRQAYTEVFNQELEEVRLREAFSRIKNSEIIIKHSKSFTPLSFPLKVDGLRGTMTNEDLQKRIERIKKQMLKFEE is encoded by the coding sequence ATGTCTAAGTTTAAAAATTCTACTGGTTACAAAATTATAGAGAATTGGATGCGTCAAAACGAATGGCAACCATTTGATTTTCAGTATAAAACTTGGTCTAAATATTACACTAAACATTCTGGTTTAGTCGTAGCTCCAACAGGTTTTGGTAAAACGTTTTCGGTGTTTCTAGCGGTTGTTATCGATTATTTAAATCATCCAGAAACCTATAAAAAAGGACTGAAATTAATTTGGGTTAGTCCGCTTAGATCGTTAGCTAAAGACTTAGCCAAAGCAATGACAAATGCGGTTGAAGATATTGGTTTAGATTGGCAAATTGAAGTTAGAAATGGTGATACACCAACCAATATCAAACGTAAGCAAGAACGCTTGATGCCAGACGTATTGATTACTACGCCAGAGACTTTGCATTTAATGTTCTCGCAAAAGAAAAATTCACGTTGGTTTAAACATCTTAATTGCATTGCGGTAGACGAGTGGCACGAGTTATTAGGTAATAAACGTGGTGTTTTAACCGAATTAGCCATCGCAAGATTAAAACAGTTATCGCCAAAACTTCAAGTTTGGGGAATTACTGCAACCATTGGCAATTTAGACGAAGCTCAGCAGGTTTTAATGCCTTATAAAGATTTAAAAACCATTCAAATTAAAGCGAAATTAAAGAAGAAAATCGACATCATTTCAGTCTTACCAGACCAAGTCGAAACGCTTCCTTGGGCAGGACATTTAGGTCGAACAATGAGTTCTAAAATTATACCTATAATCTATGAAAATACCACGACGTTAATATTCACTAATACAAGAAATCAAAGTGAATTATGGTATCAAATCATTCTTGAAGAAGCGCCAGATTTAGCTGGATTGATTGCTATTCATCACGGATCAATAGATAAAAAACAACGTAATTTTATTGAAGACGCAATTGCATCAGGTATTTTAAAAGCGGTAATTTGTACAAGTTCTTTAGATCTTGGTGTAGATTTTAAGCCTGTAGATTGTGTCATCCAAATAGGCTCAGTTAAAGGTATAGCGCGCTTTTTACAACGTGCTGGTCGTAGCGGTCATTCGCCTTTCGAGACTTCTAAAATTTATTTCGTTCCAACGCATTCTTTACAATTAATTGAAGTTGCTGCTGTCAAAGAAGCTGTAAAACAACAACAAATCGAAACACGATCACCAATTGTTTTGGCTTACGATGTTTTGGTACAATTTTTAGTCACTTTAGCTGTTGGCGAAGGATTTAAAAAGGACGAAGTTTTCCAACTTTTACAACAAACACATGCTTTTTCGTATTTAACCGAAGACGATTTTAATTGGGCAATTCACTTTATAACAAAAGGCGGTAACACATTATCCTCTTATGAAGAATTTCATAAAGTAATTTTAGATACAGATGGTTTGTTTAAGGTAAAAAGTAAACGAATAGCCATGTTACATCGCATGAATATTGGTACAATTGTTAGTGACGCGATGTTAATGGTAAAATTCTTTTCTGGTGGTTATATTGGTATGATAGAAGAGTTTTTTATCTCTAAGCTAAAAAAAGGCGATGCTTTTGTTTTAGCTGGTCGCGTATTACAACTAAAGCAAATTAAAGATATGACGGCTTTGGTAACTTTAAGTAAGTCTAAAAAAGCCATTACGCCAAGTTGGAAAGGTGGCTCGTTGCCATTAACATCGTATTTAACACACTTTTTAAGGTTAAAGTTAAGCGATGCTTTACAAGCTAAAACATCTGAAAAAGAGCTTAAATTTTTAAGACCATTATTGCAACGTCAAAATAAAGCATCACAAATACCTAAAGCTAATCAATTTTTAGTCGAATTAATCACTACAAAAGACGGATTTCACCTGTTTATGTATCCGTTTGAAGGCAGATTGGTTAACGAGATTTTCGCTGCATTAATGGCGTATCGCATTAGTAAATACAAACCCTTAACCTTTAGCATTGCTTGTAATGACTATGGTTTTGAACTATTAAGTGATCAAGAATTACCTTTAGATGAAGCTAAAATTCATCAAATATTATCAATTGAGAATTTAATGGAAGATGTTGTGGCGAGTATAAATGCTAGTGAAATGGCAAGCCGAAAATTTAGAGATATCGCTGTTATAGCTGGTTTAGTTGTACAATCGCAACCAGGACAACGCAAAACGAATAAGAGTTTACAATCGTCTTCTGGTTTGATTTTTAGAGTTTTAGAAGAAAATGAGCCTTCAAATTTATTAATCAGACAAGCTTATACCGAAGTTTTTAATCAAGAATTAGAAGAAGTGAGATTACGTGAAGCATTTAGTAGAATTAAAAATAGTGAGATTATTATTAAACATTCAAAATCGTTTACACCATTGAGTTTTCCGTTAAAAGTAGATGGTTTAAGAGGCACGATGACAAACGAAGATTTGCAAAAACGTATCGAGCGCATTAAAAAACAGATGCTTAAATTTGAAGAATGA
- the pdeM gene encoding ligase-associated DNA damage response endonuclease PdeM → MKQLATISLKFANQNLVLTNQRALFWSEQNALVLSDLHIGKSATFRKNGIPISQSVLIEDLQRLKALIDYFKAEKLIIVGDLFHAEVNKDIDYFKEWLLQFDNLKLQLIIGNHDRLSETLYEDLNIDIFKPSLNLSPFTFVHDLYECEEDEFYISGHIHPGYVLKGKGKQFIKLPCYQVFDNHIVLPAFSKFTGLNTNKTDKKCTNIVFTEDAIFKI, encoded by the coding sequence ATGAAACAATTAGCGACGATTAGTTTAAAATTTGCCAATCAAAACTTGGTGCTAACCAACCAACGTGCGCTATTTTGGAGCGAACAAAACGCATTAGTCTTAAGCGATTTGCATATTGGTAAATCGGCTACATTTAGAAAAAATGGTATACCAATTAGTCAGTCTGTTTTAATTGAAGATTTACAGCGTTTAAAGGCCTTAATAGATTATTTTAAAGCTGAAAAGCTAATTATTGTTGGTGATTTATTTCACGCAGAAGTCAATAAAGATATAGACTATTTTAAAGAATGGTTGTTACAATTTGATAATTTAAAATTGCAGTTAATTATTGGTAATCACGACAGACTTTCAGAGACATTATACGAAGACTTAAATATCGACATTTTTAAACCAAGTTTAAATTTAAGTCCATTTACTTTTGTTCATGATTTATATGAGTGTGAAGAGGATGAATTTTATATTTCAGGACATATTCATCCAGGATATGTGTTGAAAGGAAAAGGCAAACAGTTTATAAAATTACCATGTTATCAAGTGTTTGACAATCATATTGTATTGCCAGCTTTTAGTAAGTTTACAGGCTTAAACACTAATAAAACGGATAAAAAATGCACTAATATTGTGTTTACAGAAGATGCGATTTTTAAAATTTAA
- a CDS encoding THUMP-like domain-containing protein, with protein sequence MINFNKEILNIEIQEFIKNNINSNISELILKGLHFSSEISSEIINQIEAKNRCKNKLNTWFETDNIYYPNKLNIEQTSSEVTAKHKASLIKGKSLIDVTGGFGVDCFYFAKQFETVMHCELNTDLSKIVAHNNSVFKIENINCVATNGIDYIINNDTTYDWIYIDPSRRNDAKGKVFMLSDCLPNVPQHLDNLFEKSNNIMIKTSPLLDISLGIKELDFVKEIHCIAVNNEVKELLWILDKGFDQSVKIITTNIKKDKKHNFVFFLNEEANATVNYSKPLTYLYEPNSAVLKSGAFNSIAEQLNVFKLHKHSHLYTNEQLIDFPGRRFKIETIAPYNKKRFKQQFKLDKANFTTRNFPETVAQLRQKLKVKDGGTDYLFFTTDEDNNKIVIHCTKA encoded by the coding sequence ATGATTAATTTCAATAAAGAAATATTAAATATTGAAATTCAAGAGTTTATAAAAAATAATATTAATTCAAATATCTCTGAATTAATATTGAAAGGTCTTCATTTTTCTTCTGAAATTTCTTCAGAAATTATTAATCAAATTGAAGCTAAAAACCGTTGTAAAAACAAGCTGAATACTTGGTTTGAAACTGATAATATTTACTATCCAAACAAACTAAATATTGAGCAAACATCTTCTGAAGTTACCGCTAAACACAAAGCGTCTTTGATCAAAGGAAAAAGCCTAATTGATGTTACTGGCGGATTTGGTGTAGACTGTTTTTACTTTGCTAAACAATTTGAAACTGTTATGCATTGTGAGCTTAATACCGATTTATCTAAAATTGTTGCTCACAATAACTCCGTTTTTAAAATTGAAAATATAAATTGTGTTGCCACTAATGGAATAGATTACATCATAAATAACGATACTACTTACGACTGGATTTACATTGACCCTTCACGTCGTAACGATGCAAAAGGTAAAGTATTTATGCTATCTGATTGTTTACCTAATGTTCCACAACATTTAGATAATCTATTTGAAAAATCTAACAACATCATGATTAAAACATCGCCGTTATTAGACATTTCTTTGGGTATAAAAGAACTTGATTTTGTAAAAGAAATTCATTGTATTGCAGTAAATAATGAGGTAAAAGAACTGTTATGGATTTTAGACAAAGGTTTTGACCAATCGGTTAAAATTATAACCACAAATATTAAAAAGGATAAAAAACATAATTTCGTGTTTTTCTTAAATGAAGAAGCTAATGCAACGGTTAATTACAGTAAACCACTAACCTATTTATACGAACCAAATTCAGCAGTTTTAAAATCTGGTGCGTTTAACAGTATTGCAGAGCAATTAAACGTGTTTAAATTGCATAAACACTCGCATTTATACACAAATGAGCAATTAATAGATTTCCCTGGAAGACGTTTTAAAATTGAAACAATTGCGCCTTACAATAAGAAAAGATTTAAACAGCAATTTAAACTTGACAAAGCTAATTTTACGACTAGAAACTTCCCTGAAACTGTTGCACAATTAAGACAAAAACTTAAAGTAAAAGATGGCGGAACTGACTATTTGTTTTTTACTACAGATGAAGACAACAACAAAATTGTTATACACTGCACAAAAGCTTAA
- a CDS encoding AI-2E family transporter, whose product MTSKTISNGILRAVGIILGIALLGLFIYKIQSVIVYITIAGIVALLGRPIVVFLKTKLKFPDTLAVVVTITLFLIFVFGLISLFIPLIIEQGNNLSLLEIDKLQSNVENLYIEAISHFGLNTTDVEASLKDSKFMSNLNFGFIPDFLNSVISGFGSFSMGLFSVLFISFFFLKDSKLMSNGIITILPKKHEKKLRKSFVTIRDLLTRYFGGLLLQLLILFTIYSFVLFLFGIENAIIIATLCALLNVIPYLGPVISAALLVLLSMSSNLGQSFSDVILPKTIYVMIGFIIAQLVDNFFSQPFIFSKSVKSHPLEIFLVIIIAGLISGIVGLIVAIPVYTAIKVIAKEFLSEYRVVNKLTEGLND is encoded by the coding sequence ATGACATCAAAAACTATCTCTAACGGAATCCTTCGCGCTGTAGGAATAATTTTGGGTATTGCGCTTCTAGGATTGTTTATTTACAAAATACAAAGCGTAATTGTATATATTACTATTGCTGGTATTGTAGCACTTTTAGGCAGACCTATCGTTGTGTTTTTAAAAACAAAACTTAAGTTTCCAGATACACTTGCTGTTGTTGTCACTATTACCCTATTTTTAATATTTGTTTTTGGCTTAATTAGTCTTTTTATTCCTTTAATAATTGAACAAGGCAACAACTTATCTTTATTAGAAATTGACAAACTTCAAAGTAATGTAGAAAACCTTTATATTGAAGCTATTAGCCACTTTGGTTTAAATACAACTGATGTTGAGGCGTCTTTAAAAGATTCAAAATTTATGTCTAATCTAAATTTTGGATTTATTCCAGACTTTTTAAACTCGGTAATTTCTGGTTTTGGTAGCTTTAGTATGGGATTATTTTCTGTGCTATTTATTTCGTTTTTCTTCTTAAAAGACAGTAAATTAATGAGTAATGGAATAATTACCATTTTACCTAAAAAACACGAAAAAAAGCTTAGAAAATCGTTTGTAACTATAAGAGATTTACTAACTAGATATTTTGGTGGTTTATTACTGCAATTACTTATCTTATTTACCATTTATTCTTTTGTGCTATTCCTATTCGGCATAGAAAACGCCATAATAATTGCTACACTTTGTGCTTTACTAAATGTTATTCCGTATTTAGGACCAGTAATTAGTGCTGCATTGTTAGTGCTATTAAGTATGTCTAGTAATTTAGGACAAAGTTTTAGCGATGTCATCTTGCCAAAAACCATATATGTAATGATTGGTTTTATTATCGCGCAATTAGTAGACAACTTTTTTAGTCAACCTTTTATATTCTCTAAAAGTGTAAAATCTCATCCTTTAGAAATCTTTTTAGTCATCATTATTGCAGGACTAATTTCTGGTATTGTCGGACTAATTGTTGCTATTCCAGTTTATACTGCCATAAAAGTAATTGCTAAAGAATTTTTAAGCGAATATCGTGTAGTAAACAAACTTACAGAAGGATTAAATGATTAA
- a CDS encoding TrmH family RNA methyltransferase translates to MQLNHYNTNFKQQTFPITIVCQNVTNAPNIGSLFRTSDAFGIKELVFTGTEIPLGRKMTKTSRATEKVVNYQVVEDAFGFISNLKNEGHQIISLEITDNSVALHKFSFNLKAPIVLVIGDENFGVSDQILSISDAIIHIDMFGQNSSMNVVQATSIALYEMTKQIMAK, encoded by the coding sequence ATGCAACTCAACCATTACAATACCAACTTTAAGCAACAAACATTTCCTATTACCATTGTTTGTCAAAATGTAACTAATGCGCCTAATATTGGTAGTTTATTTAGAACTTCAGATGCATTCGGTATAAAAGAATTAGTGTTTACAGGAACCGAAATTCCGTTAGGTAGAAAAATGACCAAAACGTCTAGAGCTACCGAAAAAGTTGTGAATTATCAGGTTGTAGAAGATGCTTTCGGCTTTATTTCTAATTTAAAAAACGAAGGTCATCAAATTATTTCATTAGAAATCACAGATAATAGCGTAGCATTACATAAATTTAGTTTCAACTTAAAAGCACCAATTGTGTTAGTGATTGGTGATGAAAATTTTGGAGTTTCAGACCAGATTTTAAGCATTAGTGACGCAATTATTCACATAGATATGTTTGGACAAAATAGCAGTATGAATGTGGTACAAGCTACTAGCATTGCGCTTTACGAAATGACTAAACAAATTATGGCTAAATAG
- a CDS encoding DUF4159 domain-containing protein produces the protein MKFKLIICFCLCSIFGFSQDLAVLKYKGGGDWYSNPTALPNLIKFCNENIGTAMNTKPEVVEAGSIDIFQYPMLHMTGHGNVIFDDTEAENIRNYLISGGFLHIDDNYGMQPYVVEALKKVFPNQVLAELPNTHEIFSAAFQFKDGLPKIHEHDGKRPQAFGIYHEDRLVVLFTFESDLGDGWEDQEVHNDPEDVRLKALKMGANIVKYAFEH, from the coding sequence ATGAAGTTTAAACTTATCATATGTTTTTGTCTGTGTTCAATCTTTGGGTTTTCTCAAGATTTAGCAGTCTTAAAATATAAAGGTGGCGGCGATTGGTATAGTAATCCAACAGCTTTACCAAACTTAATCAAGTTTTGTAACGAAAACATTGGTACAGCGATGAACACAAAACCAGAAGTTGTTGAAGCCGGTAGCATTGATATTTTTCAATATCCAATGCTTCACATGACAGGTCACGGAAATGTTATTTTTGATGATACTGAAGCTGAAAACATTAGAAATTATCTTATCTCTGGCGGATTTCTTCACATTGATGATAATTATGGTATGCAGCCTTACGTTGTAGAAGCTTTAAAAAAAGTATTTCCTAATCAAGTGTTGGCAGAATTACCTAATACGCACGAGATTTTTAGCGCAGCATTTCAATTTAAAGATGGTTTACCAAAAATACACGAACACGATGGTAAAAGACCACAAGCTTTTGGGATATATCATGAAGACAGATTAGTGGTTTTATTTACTTTTGAAAGTGATTTAGGCGATGGTTGGGAAGATCAAGAAGTACACAACGATCCTGAAGACGTGCGTTTAAAAGCTTTAAAAATGGGCGCAAACATCGTAAAATATGCGTTTGAACATTAG
- a CDS encoding 16S rRNA (uracil(1498)-N(3))-methyltransferase codes for MQLFYNSDISEQNNSFTFPKDESRHIVKVLRKKVGDTLYITNGKGFLFTAKITIADQKNCVVSIENSEFKKPTDYQLHLAVAPTKMNDRYEWFLEKATEIGITSITPIFCDHSERKNVKLDRFEKILQSAMKQSLHLYLPTLNQPISFKDYINQDFSGDLFIAHCEETDKKSLKNEIKPNTEITILIGPEGDFSVNEIETAIKNKFIPVTLGNTRLRTETAAIVACHSVAFINE; via the coding sequence ATGCAGTTATTCTATAATTCAGATATTTCAGAACAAAACAACTCGTTTACTTTTCCTAAAGACGAAAGCAGACACATTGTAAAAGTTTTACGTAAAAAAGTTGGTGATACGCTTTATATCACTAACGGAAAAGGATTCCTTTTTACTGCAAAAATCACTATTGCAGATCAAAAAAACTGCGTGGTAAGTATCGAAAATTCCGAATTTAAAAAACCAACAGATTACCAACTTCATTTAGCTGTTGCACCAACAAAAATGAATGACCGCTACGAATGGTTTTTAGAAAAAGCTACCGAAATTGGTATCACTAGCATCACGCCTATTTTTTGCGATCATTCCGAAAGGAAAAATGTAAAATTAGATCGTTTTGAAAAAATTTTACAATCGGCAATGAAGCAATCGCTTCATCTATATCTGCCTACTTTAAATCAACCTATTTCGTTTAAAGACTATATAAATCAAGACTTTTCTGGTGATTTATTTATCGCGCATTGCGAAGAAACAGATAAAAAATCACTAAAAAACGAAATTAAACCCAACACTGAAATCACAATTTTAATTGGTCCAGAAGGCGATTTTTCTGTTAATGAAATTGAAACAGCAATAAAAAATAAATTTATTCCTGTAACTTTGGGTAATACGCGCTTACGTACAGAAACTGCTGCTATTGTGGCTTGTCACAGCGTTGCGTTTATAAACGAATAA
- a CDS encoding peptidylprolyl isomerase, with translation MKYLLTVTLALITFTATAQKKLIKSLDTITTTEQAEKFLETKKSRKNKILIFNEEKHQSKLANALLSTSVGSTKVVKGEFDTTVYKVIEKDNQRHYRLSYVYLDGNKLDAETIVKYKNEILQSYEDGVRFDDLAKKYSMDKNALRGGDSGWLKEGNLPIEVETEAFNLEHKVGQIYTVRIPEPQAYFVILKTHRIKKIKEIKVLKVID, from the coding sequence ATGAAATACCTACTTACAGTAACACTAGCTTTAATCACTTTTACAGCAACTGCTCAAAAAAAACTGATTAAAAGTTTAGATACGATAACAACTACAGAACAAGCCGAAAAATTTTTAGAAACCAAAAAATCTAGAAAAAATAAGATTCTAATTTTTAATGAAGAAAAGCACCAATCTAAGCTAGCTAACGCATTATTAAGCACATCTGTTGGTAGCACAAAAGTGGTTAAAGGTGAATTTGACACGACAGTTTACAAAGTCATAGAAAAAGATAACCAGCGTCATTACAGACTAAGTTACGTGTATTTAGATGGCAATAAATTAGATGCCGAAACTATTGTAAAATATAAAAACGAAATCCTTCAATCTTACGAAGATGGTGTTAGATTTGATGATTTAGCAAAAAAATATTCAATGGATAAAAATGCGTTACGTGGTGGCGATTCTGGTTGGTTAAAAGAAGGTAATCTTCCTATTGAAGTAGAAACAGAAGCGTTTAATCTAGAACACAAAGTTGGACAAATTTACACCGTTAGAATACCAGAGCCACAAGCTTATTTTGTAATTTTAAAAACACACAGAATTAAAAAAATTAAAGAAATTAAAGTTTTAAAAGTTATAGATTAA